The Theropithecus gelada isolate Dixy chromosome X, Tgel_1.0, whole genome shotgun sequence genome includes a window with the following:
- the MED12 gene encoding mediator of RNA polymerase II transcription subunit 12 isoform X6, which translates to MAAFGILSYEHRPLKRPRLGPPDVYPQDPKQKEDELTALNVKQGFNNQPAVSGDEHGSAKNVSFNPAKISSNFSSIIAEKLRCNTLPDTGRRKPQVNQKDNFWLVTARSQSAINTWFTDLAGTKPLTQLAKKVPIFSKKEEVFGYLAKYTVPVMRAAWLIKMTCAYYAAISETKVKKRHVDPFMEWTQIITKYLWEQLQKMAEYYRPGPAGSGGCGSTIGPLPHDVEVAIRQWDYTEKLAMFMFQDGMLDRHEFLTWVLECFEKIRPGEDELLKLLLPLLLRYSGEFVQSAYLSRRLAYFCTRRLALQLDGVSSHSSHVISAQSTSSLPTTPAPQPPTSSTPSTPFSDLLMCPQHRPLVFGLSCILQTILLCCPSALVWHYSLTDSRIKTGSPLDHLPIAPSNLPMPEGNSAFTQQVRAKLREIEQQIKERGQAVEVRWSFDKCQEATAGFTIGRVLHTLEVLDSHSFERSDFSNSLDSLCNRIFGLGPSKDGHEISSDDDAVVSLLCEWAVSCKRSGRHRAMVVAKLLEKRQAEIEAERCGESEAADEKGSIASGSLSAPSAPIFQDVLLQFLDTQAPMLTDPRSESERVEFFNLVLLFCELIRHDVFSHNMYTCTLISRGDLAFGAPGPRPPSPFDDPADDPEHKEAEGSSSSKLEDPGLSESMDIDPSSSVLFEDMEKPDFSLFSPTMPCEGKGSPSPEKPDVEKEVKPPPKEKIEGTLGVLYDQPRHVQYATHFPIPQEESCSHECNQRLVVLFGVGKQRDDARHAIKKITKDILKVLNRKGTAETDQLAPIVPLNPGDLTFLGGEDGQKRRRNRPEAFPTAEDIFAKFQHLSHYDQHQVTAQVSRNVLEQITSFALGMSYHLPLVQHVQFIFDLMEYSLSISGLIDFAIQLLNELSVVEAELLLKSSDLVGSYTTSLCLCIVAVLRHYHACLILNQDQMAQVFEGLCGVVKHGMNRSDGSSAERCILAYLYDLYTSCSHLKNKFGELFSDFCSKVKNTIYCNVEPSESNMRWAPEFMIDTLENPAAHTFTYTGLGKSLSENPANRYSFVCNALMHVCVGHHDPDRVNDIAILCAELTGYCKSLSAEWLGVLKALCCSSNNGTCGFNDLLCNVDVSDLSFHDSLATFVAILIARQCLLLEDLIRCAAIPSLLNAACSEQDSEPGARLTCRILLHLFKTPQLNPCQSDGNKPTVGIRSSCDRHLLAASQNRIVDGAVFAVLKAVFVLGDAELKGSGFTVTGGTEELPEEEGGGGSGGRRQGGRNISVETASLDVYAKYVLRSICQQEWVGERCLKSLCEDSNDLQDPVLSSAQAQRLMQLICYPHRLLDNEDGENPQRQRIKRILQNLDQWTMRQSSLELQLMIKQTPNNEMNSLLENIAKATIEVFQQSAETGSSSGSTASNMPSSSKTKPVLSSLERSGVWLVAPLIAKLPTSVQGHVLKAAGEELEKGQHLGSSSRKERDRQKQKSMSLLSQQPFLSLVLTCLKGQDEQREGLLTSLYSQVHQIVNNWRDDQYLDDCKPKQLMHEALKLRLNLVGGMFDTVQRSTQQTTEWAMLLLEIIISGTVDMQSNNELFTTVLDMLSVLINGTLAADMSSISQGSMEENKRAYMNLAKKLQKELGERQSDSLEKVRQLLPLPKQTRDVITCEPQGSLIDTKGNKIAGFDSIFKKEGLQVSTKQKISPWDLFEGLKPSAPLSWGWFGTVRVDRRVARGEEQQRLLLYHTHLRPRPRAYYLEPLPLPPEDEEPPAPTLLEPEKKAPEPPKTDKPGAAPPSTEERKKKSTKGKKRSQPAAKTEDYGMGPGRSGPYGVTVPPDLLHHPNPGSITHLNYRQGSIGLYTQNQPLPAGGPRVDPYRPVRLPMQKLPTRPTYPGVLPTTMTGVMGLEPSSYKTSVYRQQQPAVPQGQRLRQQLQAKIQSQGMLGQSSVHQMTPSSSYGLQTSQGYTPYVSHVGLQQHTGPADPTRHLQQRPSGYVHQQAPTYGHGLTSTQRFSHQTLQQTPMISTMTPMSAQGVQAGVRSTAILPEQQQQQQQQQQQQQQQQQQQQQQQQQQYHIRQQQQQQILRQQQQQQQQQQQQQQQQQQQQQQQQQQQHQQQQQQQAAPPQPQPQSQPQFQRQGLQQTQQQQQTAALVRQLQQQLSNTQPQPSTNIFGRY; encoded by the exons ATGGCGGCCTTCGGGATCTTGAGCTACGAACACCGGCCCCTGAAGCGGCCGCGGCTGGGGCCTCCCGATGTTTACCCTCAGGACCCCAAACAGAAGGAG GATGAACTGACGGCCTTGAATGTAAAACAAGGTTTCAATAACCAGCCTGCTGTCTCTGGGGATGAACATGGCAGTGCCAAGAACGTCAGCTTCAATCCTGCCAAG ATCAGTTCCAACTTCAGCAGCATTATTGCAGAGAAGTTACGTTGTAATACCCTCCCTGACACTGGTCGCAGGAAGCCCCAAGTGAACCAGAAGGACAACTTCTGGCTGGTGACTGCACGATCCCAGAGTGCCATTAATACTTGGTTCACTGACTTGGCTGGCACCAAGCCACTCACGCAACTAGCCAAAAAG GTCCCCATTTTCAGTAAGAAGGAAGAAGTGTTTGGGTACTTAGCCAAATACACAGTGCCTGTGATGCGGGCTGCCTGGCTCATTAAGATGACCTGTGCCTACTATGCAGCAATCTCTGAGACCAAGGTTAAGAAGAGACATGTTGACCCTTTCATGG AATGGACTCAGATCATCACCAAGTACTTATGGGAGCAGTTACAGAAGATGGCTGAATACTACCGGCCAGGGCCTGCAGGAAGTGGGGGCTGTGGTTCCACGATAGGGCCCTTGCCCCATGATGTAGAGGTGGCAATCCGGCAGTGGGATTACACTGAGAAGCTGGCCATGTTCATGTTTCAG GATGGAATGCTGGACAGACATGAGTTCCTGACCTGGGTGCTTGAGTGTTTTGAGAAGATCCGCCCCGGAGAAGATGAATTGCTTAAACTGCTCCTGCCCCTGCTTCTCCGA TACTCTGGGGAATTTGTTCAGTCTGCGTACCTGTCCCGCCGCCTTGCCTACTTTTGTACACGGAGACTGGCCCTGCAGCTAGATGGTGTGAGCAGTCACTCATCTCATGTTATATCTGCTCAGTCAACAAGCTCGCTACCCACCACCCCTGCTCCTCAGCCCCCAACTAGCAGCACCCCCTCGACTCCCTTTAGTGACCTGCTTATGTGCCCTCAGCACCGGCCCCTGGTTTTTGGCCTCAGCTGTATCCTACAG ACCATCCTCCTGTGTTGTCCTAGTGCCTTGGTTTGGCACTACTCACTGACTGATAGCAGAATTAAGACCGGCTCACCACTTGACCACTTGCCTATTGCCCCCTCCAACCTGCCCATGCCAGAGGGTAACAGTGCCTTCACTCAGCAG GTCCGTGCAAAGTTGCGGGAGATCGAGCAGCAGATCAAGGAGCGGGGACAGGCAGTTGAAGTTCGCTGGTCTTTCGATAAATGCCAGGAAGCTACTGCAG GCTTCACCATTGGACGGGTGCTTCATACTTTGGAAGTGCTGGACAGCCATAGTTTTGAGCGCTCTGACTTCAGCAACTCTCTTGACTCACTTTGTAACCGAATCTTTGGATTGGGGCCTAGCAAGGATGGGCATGAG ATCTCCTCAGATGATGATGCTGTGGTGTCATTGCTATGTGAATGGGCTGTCAGCTGCAAGCGTTCTGGTCGGCATCGTGCTATGGTGGTAGCCAAGCTCCTGGAGAAGAGACAGGCGGAGATTGAGGCTGAG CGTTGTGGAGAATCAGAAGCCGCAGATGAGAAGGGTTCCATCGCCTCTGGCTCCCTTTCTGCTCCTAGTGCTCCCATTTTCCAGGATGTCCTCCTGCAGTTTCTGGATACACAGGCTCCCATGCTGA CGGACCCCCGAAGTGAGAGTGAGCGGGTGGAATTCTTTAACTTAGTACTGCTGTTCTGTGAACTGATTCGACATGATGttttctcccacaacatgtaTACTTGCACTCTCATCTCCCGAGGGGACCTTGCCTTTGGAGCCCCTGGTCCCCGGCCTCCCTCTCCCTTTGATGATCCTGCCGATGACCCAGAGCACAAGGAGGCtgaaggcagcagcagcagcaagctGGAG GATCCAGGGCTTTCAGAATCTATGGACATTGACCCTAGTTCCAGTGTGCTCTTTGAGGACATGGAGAAGCCTGATTTCTCA TTGTTCTCCCCTACTATGCCCTGTGAGGGGAAGGGCAGTCCATCCCCGGAGAAGCCAGATGTCGAGAAGGAGGTGAAGCCCCCACCCAAGGAGAAGATCGAAGGGACCCTTGGGGTTCTTTATGACCAGCCACGACACGTGCAGTATGCCACCCACTTTCCCATCCCCCAG GAGGAGTCATGCAGCCATGAGTGCAACCAGCGGTTGGTCGTACTGTTTGGGGTGGGAAAGCAGCGAGATGATGCCCGCCATGCCATCAAGAAAATCACCAAGGATATCCTGAAGGTTCTGAACCGCAAAGGGACAGCAGAAACTG ACCAGCTTGCTCCTATTGTGCCTCTGAATCCTGGAGACCTGACATTCTTAG GTGGGGAGGATGGGCAGAAGCGGCGACGCAACCGGCCTGAAGCCTTCCCCACTGCTGAAGATATCTTTGCTAAGTTCCAGCACCTTTCACATTATGACCAACACCAGGTCACGGCTCAG GTCTCCCGGAATGTTCTGGAGCAGATCACGAGCTTTGCCCTTGGCATGTCATACCACTTGCCTCTGGTGCAGCATGTGCAGTTCATCTTCGACCTCATGGAATATTCACTCAGCATCAGTGGCCTCATCGACTTTGCCATTCAG CTGCTGAATGAACTGAGTGTAGTTGAGGCTGAGCTGCTTCTCAAATCCTCGGATCTGGTGGGCAGCTACACTACTAGCCTGTGCCTGTGCATCGTGGCTGTCCTGCGGCACTATCATGCCTGCCTCATCCTCAACCAGGACCAGATGGCACAGGTCTTTGAGGG GCTGTGTGGTGTTGTGAAGCATGGGATGAACCGGTCCGATGGCTCCTCTGCAGAGCGCTGTATCCTTGCTTATCTCTATGATCTGTACACCTCCTGTAGCCatttaaagaacaaatttggGGAGCTCTTCAG CGACTTTTGCTCAAAGGTGAAGAACACCATCTACTGCAACGTGGAGCCATCGGAATCAAATATGCGCTGGGCACCTGAGTTCATGATTGACACTCTAGAGAACCCTGCAGCTCACACCTTCACCTACACAGGGCTAGGCAAGAGTCTTAGTGAGAACCCTGCTAACCGCTACAGCTTTGTCTGCAATGCCCTTATGCACGTCTGTGTGGGGCACCATGATCCCGATAG GGTGAATGACATCGCAATCCTGTGTGCAGAGCTGACCGGCTATTGCAAGTCACTGAGTGCAGAATGGCTAGGAGTGCTTAAGGCCTTGTGCTGCTCCTCTAACAATGGCACTTGTGGTTTCAACGACCTCCTCTGCAATGTAGAT GTCAGTGACCTGTCTTTTCATGACTCGTTGGCTACTTTTGTTGCCATCCTCATCGCTCGGCAGTGTTTGCTCCTGGAAGATCTGATTCGCTGTGCTGCCATCCCTTCACTCCTTAATGCTG CTTGTAGTGAACAGGACTCTGAGCCAGGGGCCCGGCTTACCTGCCGCATCCTCCTTCACCTTTTCAAGACACCGCAGCTCAATCCTTGCCAGTCTGATGGAA ACAAGCCTACAGTAGGAATCCGCTCCTCCTGTGACCGCCACCTGCTGGCTGCCTCCCAGAACCGCATCGTGGATGGAGCTGTGTTTGCTGTTCTCAAGGCTGTGTTTGTACTTG GGGATGCAGAACTGAAAGGTTCAGGCTTCACTGTGACAGGAGGAACAGAAGAACTtccagaggaggagggaggaggtggcagtGGTGGTCGGAGGCAGGGTGGCCGCAACATCTCTGTGGAGACAGCCAGTCTGGATGTCTATGCCAAGTACGTGCTGCGCAGCATCTGCCAACAG GAATGGGTAGGAGAACGTTGCCTTAAGTCGCTGTGTGAGGACAGCAATGACTTGCAAGACCCAGTGTTGAGTAGTGCCCAGGCGCAGCGCCTCATGCAGCTCATCTGCTACCCACATCGACTGCTGGACAATGAGGATGGGGAAAACCCCCAGCGGCAGCGCATAAAGCGCATTCTCCAG AACTTGGACCAGTGGACCATGCGCCAGTCTTCCCTGGAGCTGCAGCTCATGATCAAGCAGACCCCTAACAAT GAGATGAACTCCCTCTTGGAGAACATTGCCAAGGCCACAATCGAGGTTTTCCAACAGTCAGCAGAGACAGGGTCATCTTCTGGAAGTACTGCAAGCAACATGCCCAGCAGCAGCAAGACCAAGCCTGTGCTCAG CTCTCTAGAGCGCTCTGGTGTATGGCTGGTGGCCCCCCTCATTGCTAAACTGCCCACCTCAGTCCAGGGACATGTGTTAAAGGCTGCTGGGGAGGAATTGGAGAAGGGTCAGCACCTGGGTTCCTCTTCACGCAAAGAACGTGATCGACAAAAGCAGAAGAG CATGTCCCTGTTGAGCCAGCAGCCCTTCTTATCACTGGTACTAACATGTCTGAAAGGGCAGGATGAACAACGCGAGGGACTCCTTACCTCCCTCTACAGCCAGGTGCACCAG ATTGTGAATAATTGGCGAGATGACCAGTACTTAGATGATTGCAAACCAAAGCAGCTTATGCATGAGGCACTCAAACTGCGGCTCAACCTG GTTGGGGGCATGTTTGACACGGTGCAGCGCAGCACCCAGCAGACCACGGAGTGGGCCATGCTCCTCCTGGAGATCATCATCAGCGGCACTGTCGACATGCAGTCCAACAA TGAGCTCTTCACTACTGTGTTGGACATGCTGAGCGTGCTCATCAATGGGACATTGGCTGCAGACATGTCTAGCATCTCCCAAGGTAGCATGGAGGAAAACAAGCGTGCATACATGAACCTGGCAAAGAAGCTGCAG AAGGAGTTGGGGGAACGCCAGTCAGACAGTCTGGAAAAGGTTCGCCAGCTGCTGCCACTGCCCAAGCAGACCCGAGATGTCATCACGTGTGAGCCACAGGGCTCCCTTATTGATACCAAGGGCAACAAGATTGCTGGCTTCGATTCCATCTTCAAGAAGGAG GGTCTACAGGTTTCCACCAAACAGAAGATCTCGCCCTGGGATCTTTTTGAGGGGTTGAAGCCGTCAGCACCGCTGTCTTGGGGCTGGTTTGGAACAGTGCGGGTGGACCGGCGAGTGGCTCGAGGAGAGGAGCAGCAGCGGTTGCTGCTCTACCACACACACCTGAGGCCCCGGCCCCGCGCCTATTACCTGgagccactgccactgccccCAGAAGATGAGGAGCCCCCTGCTCCTACCCTGCTAGAGCCTGAGAAAAAGGCTCCAGAGCCCCCCAAAACTGACAAACCGGGGGCTGCTCCACCCAGTACTGAGGAACGCAAGAAGAAGTCCACCAAGGGCAAGAAACGCAGCCAGCCAGCTGCCAAGACAGAG GACTATGGAATGGGCCCGGGTCGGAGCGGCCCTTATGGTGTGACAGTGCCTCCAGACCTCCTGCACCACCCAAACCCTGGTTCCATAACCCACCTTAATTACAGGCAAGGCTCCATAGGCCTGTACACCCAGAACCAGCCACTACCTGCAG GTGGCCCTCGTGTGGACCCATACCGCCCTGTGCGCTTACCAATGCAGAAGCTGCCCACCCGACCGACTTACCCTGGAGTGCTGCCCACAACCATGACTGGCGTCATGGGCCTAGAACCCTCCTCTTATAAGACCTCTGTGTACCGGCAGCAGCAACCTGCGGTGCCCCAAGGACAGCGCCTTCGCCAACAGCTCCAGGCAAAGATA CAGAGTCAGGGCATGTTGGGACAGTCATCTGTCCATCAGATGACTCCCAGCTCTTCCTACGGTTTGCAGACTTCCCAG ggCTATACTCCTTATGTTTCTCATGTGGGATTGCAGCAACACACAGGCCCTGCAG ATCCTACCCGCCACCTGCAACAGCGGCCCAGTGGCTATGTGCACCAGCAGGCCCCCACCTATGGACATGGACTGACCTCCACTCAAAG GTTTTCACACCAGACACTGCAGCAGACACCCATGATAAGTACCATGACTCCAATGAGTGCCCAGGGCGTCCAGGCAGGCGTCCGCTCAACAGCCATCCTACCtgagcagcaacagcagcagcaacagcagcaacagcaacagcagcagcagcagcaacagcaacagcaacagcagcagcagcagtaccACAtccggcagcagcagcagcagcagatcCTGCGG cagcagcagcagcagcagcagcagcagcagcagcagcaacagcaacagcagcagcagcagcagcaacagcaacaacagcagcaccagcagcaacagcagcaacaggcggctcctccccaaccccagccccagtCCCAGCCCCAG TTCCAGCGCCAGGGGCTTCAGCAGACCCAGCAGCAGCAACAGACAGCAGCTTTGGTCCGGCAACTTCAACAACAGCTCTCCA